A genomic window from Anthonomus grandis grandis chromosome 2, icAntGran1.3, whole genome shotgun sequence includes:
- the LOC126750145 gene encoding uncharacterized protein LOC126750145, which produces MHAFMKETKEKRPTQSNMISQPIRQSEENTKNELESEPGTSKETSNATSQTTTTSVVSEVRNLKTASQKAIARSSLAASKRRYQDLSTAVSELRDINCSLLQSGNEEDEFEAFGRYMAIALKKLPLHLALQCQNELQTTLTRYRCMSLTPSPFTSLNLPSPTGSSHSSGKTYWGSNYSTQPPLQSPQSPGYQLPSTPAPSSEQRSPLSSPVQQPPLLSPTIYYLPPAPLDQQQQSFSAPGYQLLQSTSEQNHGKYPYLSGFGPRIAQDVRLSVRQFKIHRG; this is translated from the exons ATGCACGCATTTATGAAAGAGacaaaagaaaaaagaccaaCTCAAAGCAACATG ATCTCGCAGCCAATTAGACAAAGTGAAGAAAATACGAAGAACGAACTGGAATCGGAACCTGGTACTTCTAAAGAAACATCAAATGCAACTTCTCAAACTACTACAACATCTGTAGTTTCTGAAGTTCGAAACCTTAAAACAGCTTCTCAGAAAGCAATAGCACGCAGTTCCCTAGCTGCATCAAAAAGGCGATACCAGGATTTATCAACCGCAGTTTCAGAGCTTCGTGACATTAATTGTTCCTTACTGCAATCTGGTAATGAAGAAGATGAATTTGAGGCTTTTGGAAGATATATGGCCATCGCTTTAAAGAAGCTTCCGTTACACTTGGCCCTACAATGTCAAAATGAGCTGCAGACTACACTGACCCGATATAGGTGCATGAGTCTTACTCCATCACCCTTTACGTCATTAAATCTACCAAGTCCTACTGGATCTTCCCATTCTTCTGGTAAAACCTATTGGGGTTCAAACTATTCAACCCAACCACCGTTGCAGTCGCCGCAATCTCCTGGATACCAACTACCGTCGACGCCAGCACCATCTTCTGAACAGCGTTCACCTCTGTCATCTCCTGTACAGCAACCACCTTTATTATCTCCAACAATTTACTATTTACCACCGGCACCTCTTGACCAACAACAGCAATCATTCTCGGCCCCTGGATACCAACTATTGCAATCAACTTCAGAACAGAAT CACGGCAAATATCCATATTTATCAGGTTTTGGGCCCAGAATCGCGCAAGACGTGAGACTGAGTGTGAGACAGTTTAAGATTCACAGAGGATAg